The following are encoded together in the Terriglobia bacterium genome:
- a CDS encoding alpha-amylase: MPAPTSISQIDLRPVPGKQYFSIEREWREEFIYFLMVDRFHDDQSRTPVLQPNRSAGIPTPDGFYGGKIKGITAHLDYIAGLGCTAIWLSPVFENNPGAYHGYNINNYLDIDPNFGAKQDLIDLVDAAHRCRRNGQPWPMRIILDVVINHSGDNWAYPGDDPYFYFNDQQFPFGFWRRNDRPIPSELRDPTWYHRRGRIRNYDADPEVQHGDIDTLKDFAHDDDAIGSAVINALIKAHCYWIREADVDGFRVDAVKHMSAVACSRFCSNLREYAYALGKHGFFLFGEVASPDDDIYNRYIGQNTSVTEGNDTVFFGLDSVLDFRLAEGVYGDDNNAPLRDVLKGFKGPQTLFNRLQAQQQRALNRGEIGRYLVRFVDNHDSFWQPSGRFANGAPDEQVIAAVGFLLCALGTACIYYGDEQGFSGQGGDNQMREAMFDKTKPGRNLLNTGCRLYQEIAKIAEVMRTLEPLRFGRMYYRQISGDGRHFGFPFGTTYTLAFSRLLYGQEVLVAYNVSGQPRNDCVIVDSSFHADGSTMRFLYGGAGNVAVQTGADGARFVQLNLSAYAFVILA, from the coding sequence CTGCAGCCCAATCGCTCGGCCGGAATCCCAACACCCGATGGATTTTACGGTGGCAAAATCAAAGGCATAACCGCTCATCTGGACTACATCGCCGGCCTCGGCTGCACCGCTATCTGGCTTTCTCCGGTATTTGAGAACAATCCCGGTGCGTACCACGGGTACAACATCAACAACTATCTCGATATCGATCCCAATTTCGGTGCCAAGCAGGACCTCATTGACCTGGTCGACGCTGCCCACCGCTGCCGCAGAAACGGGCAGCCCTGGCCGATGCGCATCATCCTGGACGTGGTAATCAATCACTCGGGGGACAATTGGGCCTACCCCGGGGACGACCCTTACTTTTATTTCAACGACCAGCAGTTTCCCTTCGGCTTCTGGAGGCGCAACGACCGCCCGATCCCATCCGAGCTGCGCGATCCAACTTGGTATCACCGTCGCGGCCGCATTCGGAATTATGACGCCGATCCCGAGGTGCAACACGGCGACATCGACACCTTGAAGGACTTCGCCCACGACGATGATGCGATCGGGTCCGCCGTCATTAACGCCCTCATCAAGGCTCACTGCTACTGGATCCGCGAAGCCGATGTGGACGGATTTCGCGTGGACGCGGTCAAGCACATGAGTGCGGTCGCCTGTTCACGCTTCTGTTCCAATCTCCGCGAGTATGCCTACGCTCTCGGCAAACATGGATTTTTCCTGTTTGGCGAGGTCGCCTCTCCCGACGACGACATCTACAATCGCTACATCGGGCAGAACACTTCGGTGACGGAGGGCAACGATACGGTCTTTTTCGGGCTCGATTCCGTCCTCGACTTTCGTCTGGCGGAAGGCGTCTACGGTGACGACAATAACGCGCCCCTGCGCGACGTGCTCAAGGGCTTCAAGGGACCGCAGACGCTCTTCAATCGCTTGCAGGCACAGCAACAGCGGGCCCTGAACCGCGGCGAAATCGGTCGCTATCTGGTGAGGTTCGTTGATAACCACGATTCCTTTTGGCAACCTTCTGGACGCTTCGCTAACGGCGCTCCCGATGAGCAAGTGATCGCCGCCGTCGGTTTTTTGCTGTGCGCCCTCGGCACCGCTTGCATCTATTACGGCGACGAGCAGGGCTTTTCCGGACAGGGCGGCGACAATCAGATGCGCGAGGCCATGTTCGACAAAACCAAGCCGGGTCGAAATCTGCTCAATACCGGCTGCCGCCTCTACCAGGAGATCGCCAAGATCGCCGAAGTCATGCGCACCCTTGAGCCGCTGCGTTTTGGCCGCATGTACTACCGGCAGATCTCCGGGGATGGCCGGCACTTCGGTTTTCCGTTTGGAACCACGTACACGCTGGCCTTTTCGCGCCTGCTCTACGGGCAGGAAGTGCTGGTCGCCTACAATGTCTCCGGCCAGCCGCGAAACGATTGCGTCATCGTGGACTCCAGCTTTCACGCGGACGGGTCAACCATGAGATTCCTGTACGGGGGCGCGGGCAATGTCGCGGTTCAAACCGGGGCCGACGGTGCACGTTTCGTTCAATTGAACTTATCGGCGTATGCGTTCGTAATTCTCGCCTGA
- the frr gene encoding ribosome recycling factor, producing the protein MAQPTMAANPALKDQFVQLKTRMDKAVEDFRQEMAAVRTGRASVHMLDGVQVEYYGSVMPLNQIAQVHAPESQLITVQPFDPSSLGGIEKAIRSADLGLNPMNDGKLIRVPVPALTEERRRDMVKHLHKMLEEHRTAVRNIRRDGNDGIKKTLKDKKITEDDERRALDEIQRLTDDEIKKMEELSKSKEKEVMTV; encoded by the coding sequence ATGGCTCAGCCCACCATGGCCGCGAATCCCGCGCTCAAGGACCAGTTCGTCCAGCTCAAGACCCGCATGGACAAGGCGGTCGAGGACTTCCGCCAGGAAATGGCTGCGGTGCGCACCGGCCGCGCCTCGGTGCACATGCTGGACGGCGTCCAGGTGGAGTACTACGGCTCCGTGATGCCGCTCAACCAGATCGCGCAGGTGCACGCTCCGGAATCGCAGCTCATCACCGTGCAGCCCTTCGATCCCAGTTCGCTCGGCGGCATCGAGAAGGCCATCCGCTCCGCTGATCTCGGACTTAACCCGATGAACGACGGCAAGCTCATCCGCGTCCCGGTGCCTGCCCTCACCGAAGAGCGCCGCCGCGACATGGTCAAGCACCTGCACAAGATGCTCGAGGAGCACCGCACCGCCGTCCGCAACATCCGCCGCGACGGCAACGACGGAATCAAGAAAACTCTCAAGGACAAGAAGATCACCGAGGACGACGAGCGCCGCGCCCTCGACGAAATCCAGCGCCTCACCGACGACGAAATCAAGAAGATGGAAGAGCTCAGCAAGTCCAAGGAAAAAGAAGTCATGACGGTGTAG
- a CDS encoding molybdopterin-dependent oxidoreductase — protein MTTKVVHAACPHDCPDACGVLITVQDGRAIRIQGDPGHPVTRGFLCAKVAQYLDRVYSPDRVLCPYRRIGPKGSRVCNQQDFKRISWDEALDEIATRFQQIARQHGAEAILPYSYGGTLGVLNGASMDRRFFHRLGASQLDRTICSIAGEVGIKSVYGAKLGTEPEQFAHSRYIIAWGANIHGNNVHLWPFIEEARRNGAKLVVIDPYRTRTAACADWYLPINPGTDVALALGMMHVIINQNLCDAEYVAQHTFGFDQLRARVQEYPPDRVALWTGIPAHDIVKVAREYATTPPAAIRLNYGVQRSENGGMAVRAVCMLPCLVGAWKQVGGGLQLSTSEGHNLNKNALKGEELMPRPTRVINMVELGRALNVVSDPPVQALFVYNSNPAAVNPDHNSVVRGLLRTDLFTVVHEQFFTDTTDYADIILPATTFFEHKDLQTGYGHYYIQISNPAIEPLGECRSNVELFRALALRMGFGDACFRESVDDMIDLALSSPHPHLAGIDRARLQREHFVRLNLPRQDNSATESRDSLAHRGSGGSVKQMTASAGGAVPNRFYLPFAHGFPTRTGKALLFNQELAAQGLDPVVSFTPPKESRHSGDARYPLELLARKCDNYLNSTFANLPPQQKMENPDLLEISAADAEARGIADGDRVRVFNSRGEILLTARVNGATRPGVVAARLNWAKLTGQARNINVLTSARLTDMGGGGTFYSVLVEVQPALPA, from the coding sequence ATGACAACCAAGGTCGTCCACGCCGCTTGTCCTCATGACTGTCCCGACGCTTGCGGCGTTCTGATCACCGTTCAGGACGGACGCGCGATTCGCATTCAGGGCGATCCCGGCCATCCGGTCACGCGCGGGTTTCTCTGCGCCAAAGTCGCCCAGTATCTGGATCGCGTCTACTCGCCCGACCGCGTCCTCTGTCCCTATCGCCGCATCGGCCCCAAGGGCTCACGCGTTTGCAATCAGCAGGATTTCAAACGCATTTCCTGGGACGAAGCGCTCGATGAAATCGCCACCCGCTTCCAGCAGATCGCGCGCCAGCACGGCGCCGAAGCGATCCTTCCGTATTCCTACGGCGGCACCCTTGGCGTGCTCAACGGCGCGTCCATGGACCGGCGCTTTTTCCATCGCCTGGGCGCGTCGCAACTGGACCGCACCATCTGTTCCATCGCCGGGGAAGTCGGCATCAAGTCGGTGTACGGCGCCAAGCTCGGCACCGAGCCGGAGCAGTTCGCGCACTCCCGCTACATCATCGCCTGGGGCGCGAACATCCACGGCAACAACGTCCACCTCTGGCCCTTCATCGAGGAAGCGCGTCGCAACGGCGCCAAGCTGGTGGTCATTGATCCTTACCGCACCCGCACCGCCGCCTGCGCCGACTGGTATCTGCCCATCAATCCCGGCACCGATGTCGCGCTCGCCCTCGGCATGATGCACGTCATCATTAACCAGAACCTCTGCGATGCCGAGTACGTCGCGCAGCACACCTTCGGATTCGACCAGCTTCGCGCCCGCGTGCAGGAGTATCCGCCCGACCGAGTGGCGCTCTGGACGGGCATTCCCGCCCATGACATCGTCAAGGTGGCGCGCGAGTATGCCACCACGCCTCCCGCCGCCATTCGCCTTAACTACGGCGTCCAGCGCAGCGAAAACGGCGGCATGGCGGTGCGCGCCGTCTGCATGCTGCCGTGCCTCGTCGGGGCCTGGAAACAAGTCGGCGGCGGACTGCAGCTCTCCACCAGCGAAGGTCACAACCTGAACAAGAACGCGCTCAAGGGAGAGGAACTGATGCCGCGCCCCACGCGCGTCATCAACATGGTCGAGCTGGGACGCGCCCTGAATGTGGTGAGCGATCCGCCGGTGCAAGCGTTGTTCGTATACAACTCCAATCCCGCGGCCGTCAATCCTGACCACAATTCCGTGGTGCGCGGCCTGCTGCGGACTGACCTGTTCACCGTGGTGCACGAGCAGTTTTTCACCGACACCACCGATTACGCCGACATCATCCTGCCCGCGACCACCTTTTTCGAGCACAAGGACCTGCAGACCGGCTACGGCCATTACTACATCCAGATTTCCAACCCGGCCATCGAGCCGCTCGGCGAGTGCCGCTCCAATGTGGAACTGTTTCGCGCGCTGGCGCTGCGCATGGGATTCGGCGATGCGTGCTTCCGCGAATCCGTGGACGACATGATCGATCTGGCGCTGTCGTCGCCGCATCCGCACCTGGCGGGCATCGATCGCGCGCGCCTGCAACGCGAGCACTTCGTCCGCCTGAATCTGCCTCGGCAGGACAATTCAGCGACGGAGTCGCGGGATTCGTTAGCCCACCGCGGCAGCGGTGGGTCAGTTAAGCAGATGACGGCGAGCGCCGGAGGCGCGGTACCCAACCGCTTCTATCTCCCCTTCGCCCACGGTTTCCCGACACGCACCGGCAAAGCGCTGCTCTTCAACCAGGAACTCGCCGCGCAAGGACTCGATCCGGTGGTCTCGTTCACGCCGCCCAAGGAGTCGCGTCACAGCGGCGATGCGCGCTACCCGCTCGAACTGCTGGCTCGCAAGTGCGACAACTATCTCAACTCCACCTTCGCCAATCTTCCGCCGCAGCAGAAAATGGAAAATCCCGATCTGCTGGAGATCAGCGCCGCCGACGCCGAGGCGCGCGGCATTGCGGATGGCGATCGCGTGCGCGTGTTCAATTCCCGCGGCGAAATTCTCCTGACCGCGCGGGTCAACGGCGCCACTCGCCCGGGGGTGGTGGCGGCGCGGCTGAACTGGGCCAAGCTCACCGGGCAGGCCCGCAACATCAACGTCCTGACCTCCGCGCGGCTCACCGACATGGGCGGCGGCGGCACGTTTTATTCCGTCCTGGTGGAAGTCCAACCCGCCCTGCCCGCCTGA